A part of Arachis hypogaea cultivar Tifrunner chromosome 12, arahy.Tifrunner.gnm2.J5K5, whole genome shotgun sequence genomic DNA contains:
- the LOC140176763 gene encoding uncharacterized protein — MTMWNCRGLGKPLTVHNIKGIVKSHSPEVLFLCETKNNTSHVERVIKDVGFSNLFCLDPIGHAGGLMVAWKEETRVQIKAFESFLVHFAWEDSQNVKTWEVFAVHLHTDETIREAQFGQLLQIMDTSGEHRLVVGDFNAIKAHHEKEGGRMKSASSIQKFNDFINKAELVDMGYEGKKFTWSNRQFGGNFIQERLDRALVSTEWRAEYPNGFVSHLDGTGSDHCPLLLNSEKEERRSRRRFRFQERWCDKEEVSNIVKHAWDLEVVGSPMFKLATKLKHCRHKLFEWQKSADSNSKQQIRRVQGKLEEEKEKGAAADGTVIRILEAELAENLEQEERFWKEKYRVQWLNWGIAAIAQEYFVNLFTSDNPREPTEVLEEIPTKVDARTNRMLTRTVTDSEIKAAVFSINPFSAPGDDGFTGKFFQFYWELIQKDVISAVKSFFSGGKLLKAFNHTNICLIPKIRNANTMKHIRPISLSSVFYKIISKILVHRLQHVMNQVISDTQSAFIRGRLISDNILIAHEFMHFLKNKSYGDYKLALKLDMSKAYDRVEWTFVWEIMSKMGFCKKWMDWIKECVTTVSYSVTVEGQPHGFFKPCRGLRQGDPLSPYLFLFCAEGFSRLLHRGERRLEFSGLRLNPRCPKVSHLFFADDSILFSKATMKDCESLLKLFRDYEEVSGQVINLDKSSVFFSKNTPLSVRDQLAALLSIPHVGCQNKYLGLPAVVNRSKKETFNFVKDKVLQKLQHWKRALLSASGREVLIKAVATAVPLYTLSCFKLPETLLEDIQKSIMQFFWGQKNAERKMQWINWRIACRPKNQGGLNFKDLRVFNLAMLGKQGWRLISRPHSLIYKVYQSRYFKFSTFLRAETGNNLSWGWKSVLEGRKVLEKGIFWKIGRGHSVKILEDNWIKQIQPNEIQIINHSHNHPIWVSELLLPDQNWNQELITSTFTQKVAQAIMNTGIRTTEDIVTWSKEKNECYSVASGYTLAFQFYHAPVEFCRNNVEEEKSGVQFGS, encoded by the exons ATGACAATGTGGAACTGTCGGGGTTTGGGGAAACCCCTTACAGTTCACAACATTAAAGGGATTGTTAAATCCCATTCCCCCGAGGTATTGTTTCTCTGTGAAACCAAAAACAATACCTCGCATGTGGAGAGGGTGATTAAGGATGTTGGTTTCTCGAATTTGTTTTGCTTGGACCCGATTGGACATGCAGGAGGGTTAATGGTTGCTTGGAAGGAGGAAACGAGGGTGCAAATCAAAGCTTTTGAATCTTTTTTAGTGCACTTTGCATGGGAGGATAGTCAAAATGTAAAGACATGGGAAGTTTTTGCTGTGCATCTCCACACAGATGAAACAATTAGAGAAGCGCAGTTCGGACAGCTACTTCAGATTATGGATACTTCGGGAGAGCATCGATTGGTGGTAGGAGACTTCAATGCTATAAAGGCCCACCATGAGAAGGAGGGAGGGAGGATGAAATCAGCATCATCCATTCAGAAATTCAATGATTTTATTAATAAAGCTGAATTGGTGGATATGGGATATGAAGGCAAGAAGTTCACATGGAGTAATAGGCAGTTCGGAGGcaattttattcaagaaagaCTAGACAGAGCACTTGTGTCGACGGAATGGAGAGCAGAATATCCAAACGGTTTCGTGTCTCATTTGGATGGTACAGGATCTGATCACTGCCCCTTGCTCCTTAattcagaaaaggaagaaagaaggtcAAGAAGAAGATTCAGGTTCCAAGAGCGTTGGTGCGATAAAGAAGAGGTATCAAATATTGTTAAACATGCTTGGGACTTGGAAGTAGTGGGCTCACCCATGTTCAAATTGGCTACAAAACTAAAACATTGCAGGCATAAACTGTTTGAATGGCAAAAATCAgcagattcaaattcaaaacagcaGATCCGAAGAGTGCAGGGGaaattggaagaagaaaaagaaaaaggagcagCTGCAGATGGCACAGTAATAAGGATATTGGAGGCTGAGTTAGCAGAGAACTTGGAGCAGGAGGAACGATTTTGGAAGGAAAAATATCGGGTGCAATGGCTAAATTGGG GTATTGCAGCTATAGCTCAGGAATATTTTGTTAATCTATTTACTTCTGACAACCCAAGAGAACCTacggaagttttagaagaaattCCTACGAAGGTAGATGCTCGCACAAACCGAATGCTCACTAGAACAGTAACAGACAGTGAAATTAAAGCAGCAGTGTTTTCTATTAATCCATTTTCAGCTCCGGGAGATGATGGGTTTACAGGaaagttttttcaattttattgggAGCTAATTCAGAAGGATGTAATTAGTGCAGTCAAGAGTTTCTTTTCAGGAGGTAAATTGTTGAAAGCTTTCAATCATACAAATATCTGCCTTATTCCGAAAATTAGAAATGCTAACACTATGAAGCACATTAGACCAATCAGCCTTAGTAGTGTTTTCTATAAAATCATTTCTAAGATTTTGGTACACAGACTACAACATGTAATGAATCAGGTGATAAGTGATACTCAGAGCGCTTTTATTAGAGGAAGATTGATTAGCGATAATATTTTAATTGCGCATGAGTTTATGCATTTTCTGAAGAATAAGAGTTATGGAGACTATAAATTGGCTCTAAAACTTGATATGAGCAAGGCTTATGACAGGGTTGAGTGGACTTTTGTGTGGGAGATTATGAGCAAGATGGGATTTTGCAAAAAGTGGATGGACTGGATCAAAGAGTGTGTGACAACGGTTTCTTACTCTGTTACTGTGGAAGGTCAACCTCATGGTTTTTTTAAACCATGTAGAGGATTACGTCAGGGTGATCCTCTCTCCCCCTATCTATTTTTGTTCTGTGCAGAGGGTTTTTCCCGTCTTCTCCACAGAGGAGAACGGAGGCTAGAATTTTCTGGTTTGAGACTGAACCCCAGATGCCCTAAGGTCAGTCATTTATTCTTTGCAGATGATTCTATTTTGTTCAGTAAGGCGACAATGAAAGATTGCGAAAGTTTACTAAAGTTGTTTAGAGACTATGAAGAAGTGAGTGGTCAGGTGATAAATTTAGATAAGTCTTCTGTTTTCTTTAGCAAGAACACTCCCCTATCAGTCCGTGATCAGCTAGCTGCCCTGTTGTCTATACCACATGTTGGCTGCCAGAACAAGTATTTAGGCCTTCCAGCAGTGGTCAATAGATCAAAAAAAGAGACATTTAACTTCGTCAAAGACAAGGTTTTGCAAAAACTACAGCATTGGAAGCGAGCTTTGCTGTCGGCTAGTGGCAGAGAGGTTTTAATAAAAGCAGTGGCAACTGCAGTGCCTCTATACACACTGAGCTGCTTTAAACTCCCCGAGACACTATTAGAGGACATCCAAAAGTCAATAATGCAGTTTTTCTGGGGCCAAAAGAACGCAGAGAGGAAGATGCAGTGGATTAATTGGCGGATTGCTTGTAGACCAAAGAACCAAGGTGGTCTGAATTTTAAGGATCTCAGGGTTTTTAACTTGGCAATGTTAGGAAAACAGGGATGGAGGCTGATCTCTCGACCTCACTCTCTAATTTACAAGGTCTATCAAAgcagatattttaaattttcaaccTTTCTACGCGCAGAAACAGGTAATAATCTATCTTGGGGCTGGAAAAGTGTTCTGGAAGGTAGAAAAGTTTTGGAGAAAGGCATTTTTTGGAAGATTGGACGGGGACATTCAGTTAAAATCTTAGAGGACAACTGGATAAAGCAAATTCAaccaaatgaaattcaaattatcAACCATTCACACAATCACCCGATTTGGGTTTCTGAACTACTCCTACCAGATCAAAATTGGAATCAAGAGCTAATCACCTCAACATTCACACAAAAAGTAGCGCAGGCAATCATGAACACAGGCATCAGAACAACAGAAGATATCGTTACCTGGAGTAAAGAGAAGAATGAATGCTACTCAGTTGCCTCTGGATATACGTTGGCCTTTCAGTTCTACCATGCACCAGTTGAATTTTGCCGGAACAATGTAGAAGAAGAGAAGTCTGGAGTTCAATTTGGAAGTTAA